The sequence below is a genomic window from Haloferax mediterranei ATCC 33500.
TTCACGTTCGTTCTCGTCGCCGACGAGGTGCCCGAGACTGTCCGCGAGTTCGTTTCCGGCTTCTCGGATCGGACGCTCATCAAGTTCGGCTACTATGGCCACTACGAAGTGAACGTCGCGGTCGTCGCACCCGACGACGAGGACGCGATTGCGAGTCAGAACGCCGATTCGGTCGCCGCGTTCACCCTCTGGACTGACGTATCACCGGTTGCATCCGGCGGGCTGCTGCAACGGCTCGTCGAACGATTTCGCGGATAAAAGAAACGGCGTCAACTGGTCGTCACTCAGTCGTCACTCGGTTGTGGACGGCCGCCGCGACCGCCGCCGCCCGAACCTCGCGCGTCTTTGATGTTCTCGTAGCCAAGTTTGACCAGCGACAGGGCCAAGTAAATCAACACGAGCGCGAGGATGATTTGGACGACCGCCGAAACCATGGCGAACGTTCCGGCCTGTTCCATCCATTCGGGATTCATGAACTTCGCATAGAGGTTGTCGTGGAACGCGAGCCACAACAGCCCGAGCGTCGTGATTATCGTCATGAGCGCCATCGGCACGCCGGTGCTGATGAGCTGCTTCGAGTCGTCCCAGTTGGCCAGCCAGACAGTCGCCGTCAGGAGCGCCAGCGCGGCGAGCAGTTGGTTCGCACCGCCGAACAGTTGCCAGAGCGTCAACCACGACCCACTCGTGATGAGGATGTACGCCGGAAGCGACTGCACGAGCGCGTTGCCGTAGCGGTTCGTCGCGAAGTCCTCGACCGGCGTCTCGGGCGTCCCGACGATTTCTTCCATCATATAGCGACCGAGACGAACCGCCGTGTCGGTCGAGGTGAGCAGGAAGCTCACGAGCACGAGCGCCATGAACGGCCCGCCGAAGGACGTCGGGATACCGAAGCTAGAGAGGATGACGCCGCCGCCAGCCGCGAAGGTCGGCAGCGCGAGGCCGATACCGCCGCCGACGTCAGGAGCGACGATAGCGACCGCCGCGAGTGCGACGGTGGCGAGAAGTCCCTCGCCGAGCATACCACCGTAGCCGATAACCCGCGCGTCAGATTCCTTGTTCAGTTGCTTCGAGGTCGTTCCCGACGAGACGAGCGAGTGGAATCCGCTGATGGTCCCGCAGGCGATGGTGATGAACAAAAGCGGGAACAGCGGCGCGCCGGAGCGACCGATAAAGCCGTAGAACGGGTCGAGGTTCGTCACGAGCGGTTGCGTCGGGTTGGTAACGAACGTCCCGACGATGATAGCCACGAGCGAGCCACCAACCCCGGCGTAGAGGAGGAACGACGAAAGGTAGTCACGGGGTTGCAGGAGCACCCACACGGGAAGCGCGCTCGCAATCGCGCCGTAGATGAGGATGACCGGCACCCACGCTGCGGTGTTCCCGTTGAACGAACTCGCACCGGGGAGCCACGAACCGGACCCCGAAAACAGGACGAACGTTTCGGCCGGGGCGCGGGCCGCAGGTTCGAACAGCGCAATCGGGAACTGAATACCGGCGAACACGCCGATAAACATCGCCGTGACGAAGGCGGCGGTCCCCGGCAGGAACGGCAGATTCAGCTGATAGAGGTACATGCCGAACAGCACCGCGAGGACGATGTAGACCAGACTCGCCGTGGCCGCCTCCGGATATGCGTTGAATACGATAGCCACCACGAGGGCGAACACCGCGACGACGAGGACGATAGTGAGGAACGCGAACCAAAGCAGCATGTTCTTGCCGCGCTCGCCGACGTACTCGCCGATGATGTACCCGACGGACTTTCCATCGTGTCGCAGACTGCCCGAAAGCGACACGAAGTCGTGGACGCTCCCGAGAAGCGGGTTTCCAATCGCAATCCACGCCAGTGCGGGGACCCAACCCCACACGACACCCGCCGTAATCGGCCCGACGATGGGTGCGCCGCCCGCGATGCTCGAATAGTGATGCCCCAGTAAGACCGGCTTTTTCGCCGGGACGTACTCCTGTCCGTCTTCGTACTTGTGTGCTGGTGTCTCGCGACTATCGTCGAGTTCGACGAACTGCGCGAGATACCGCGAGTATCCGAAATACCCGGCGGTGAACAGCGCAAGTACCGTGACGACCAGCCAGATGACTTGTACCATGGTACTGTTACCCTATGCCAGACACGCAAATGGCCACCTTAATGTTAACGATAGATGTGAATGTAACGTATTCAGACAGGAAAACCCGGTCGTTACGGATTCAAAAAAGGAACTCGAAAATCGGAGACGTGTCAGTTTAGGTTATTTTCAGCTCGATTTCGACATCGAGTTCGTCGGCAACCTCGCCGAGGAAGTCGCCTTTTACCTCGGCAACGCGCGTCTCGATGGCGGCGACGAGCGGTGGCGAAAGGTCTTCGCGAAGTTCGCGGAGTCGTTCCCGCTCGGTCTCGACTCGGTTGCGCAGGAACGTCGCCCCTCGCCCTTCCTCGTCGGGGTCGGGTTCGGGTGTGAGACGGTTGACGGCGAGTCCCCGAACATCGAGTCCGTAAGAGTCGAGTTGTTCGACCGCGCGCTTCGTCTCCCGAATCGAGAGTTCGTCGGGATTCACGACGAGAAAGAAAGCGGCATCCGCTTGCAGCGTCTCCTTGGCGAAGGTGAAGTCGTCGCGGCGCTGTTCGAGTCGGGCGATAATCGGGTCGCCGTCCATCATTCGTCGGGGTTCGTTGTTCCCGATTGCCGCGCGCTCGAACAGTTTGACCGACTGTTTTCGCTTGTGCAGGAGTCGCTGAATCCACCCGTCGAGGTGCACCGGGAGTGAGAGCAGTCGGAGCGTCCCACCAGTTGGTGAGGTGTCGAAGACGACGCGGTCGTAGTCGTCCGACGAGCGCATCACGTCGATAAAGCGGTCGAAAAGCGCCGATTCGTGGGCACCGGGCGTCTGGTGGGCCATCTCCAGTTGGCGGTCGATTTCGTTGACCATCGCGGGACTCACCTGGTCGCCCATCGCCCGCTTCGTCTCCATGAGGTGTTCGCGGACCTCCGTCTCGGGGTCGATTTCCATCGCGTCGAGATTCTTCTCGCCGTCGACGGGCGACGGGTCGTCCGTAAACGTCTGGTCGAACACGTCGCGGGTGCTGTGTGCCGGGTCCGTCGAGACGAGAAGGGTTCGGATTCCAGCGCGGGCGCACTTGACGGCATAGGCACTGGAAATCGTGGTTTTTCCGACGCCGCCTTTACCGCCGAAGAAGACGAATTTACGCATGGGAAGAGGCGTGCATTCGCATGTTAGAGTGCGTGCGCATGTTAGAAGTGGTACTGGTGGCCTTTGCGTTCGAGAAGCGACCCACGGTCCCACATCCGCCGCTCCCACGCCTCGAACTCGTCTTCGAGGAACGGGAGGAGTTCAGCGGTGTAGTAGGAGACGGGCGACGGAATCCCGAAGGCGTCCGGGAAGCACGCGAGCATGAACGCGTCTTCGTGGTCTTCGGCCTGCGTTTCGATTTTCTCGTAGGCAGGATGGGAAATCATTCCGTGGTAGAGACCGCGAAGCCACTCGGCTGCGAGTTTGCGGAACGATTCGATGCGCGCGGCAAGTGTCATTAGTTCACATACTCTTCGATTCCCGGACAAAAGCGTGTCGTTCACGAACAATCACGTCGGTTTCCACGTGTTCATATACCAGGCCGAGGAAGGGCCGTCCATGAATCCGCGAGAGGAAATCCCGGTGACAGTACTCGGTGGGAGCCTCGGCGCGGGGAAGACGACGCTTCTGAATCACCTGTTGACGAGCGCCGGCGACCGAGACATCGCCGTACTCGTCAACGACATGGGGTCCGTAAACGTCGATGCCGAGTTGGTCGCGGAGGAGTCCGACCTCGCGGTCGGCGGGGGCGTGACGGAACTGTCGAACGGGTGTATCTGCTGTGAGTTACAGGACGACCTCGAAACCGCCGTCGTCAGGCTTGCGCGAGAGCGGACGTTCGACCACCTCGTCGTCGAGGCATCCGGCGTCTCAGAACCCGGGCCGGTCGCTCGGTTGTTCGTCACCTCGCGGGCGGCCGCCCGGTACGACGTAGCCGGTCTCGTGACCGTCGTCGATGCGCGCCTCTTTGCGGACACCTTCGTCGGCGGCGACCCGGAACGGACCGTCGCCGAAGAGAGCGACGGGACAACTCGACCGCTCTCTGCCCTTCTCGTCGAACAGGTCGAAAGCGCCGACCTCGTCGTCCTCAACAAGCGCGACCTCGTCACCGACGCGGAAATCGCGGAGGTCGGCGAAGTGGTCGAAGTACTCCGTCCCGGCGTCGACGTGGTGGAGACGACGTACGGCGAGGTCGATGTGGGCCGACTGCTCTCGGACCTCCACGACCCGGATGCGCCCGTCGGGTGGCGGGCTGTACTTGGCGAAACAGCGAACGGCCACAACACGGAAGACCACGCCCACACCCACAATGACACCTCCCACGCCGAGACGACCTACGGCGTCACCTCGTTCGTCTACCGACGACGGGCACCGCTCGACCCCGACGGCGCGGCCGACGTTCTCGGTTCGCTGCCCGAATCGGTCGTCCGCGCCAAAGGCTCGCTGTGGGTTGGCGGGGCCGAAGACGTACACTACACCTACAGCCAGGCCGGTCCATCGGCGTACATCACCGCCGGCGGCCCGTGGATTGCGACGCTCCCGGAGTTCGAACAGGACACCTACCGCCGCAATCATCCCGAACTCGACTGGCACGAGGAGTACGGAGACAAACGGACCGAACTCGTGTTCATCGGCCACGACATCGACGAGACGGCGCTCGTGGAGACGCTTGACGAGCACCTGCTCGAACCGGGCGCGCCGGTAACAGATGGCCAGTACCCGACTGAAGCCGGAGCGGAAGTTGCACTCGCGGAACCGGAGGTCGACCGATGAGCGAGGATGCAGGCAAAATAGAGTGGAGCGAAGGCGACCCGCGAGTCCTGTTCGTCATGAACCTCGTTCTCTCGACCATCTTCGCCACGGTCGTCGTCTACGGACTCTCCTACGCCGACCTTGCAGCGTTCTCAGTCGTCAACGTCGTGTCGGCGGCACTGGTGCTGACGGCTCTCACGTACCTCGTAACGAAGTGAGGCGGCACGGCAGAGGGCAGTAATGACCATTCTATTCGTGAACTACCCGCAGGCGACCGCTGGCGGCCGATAGCCGCATTTATGTCCTTCGGGAGTCCGCCTATTCGGTAAGATGCCCATCGAAGACCGAGACGACGCGTATCTTATCACGCACGCGCTGGCGAAGGACACGCTCTCGCGCCTCCGGGACGTGGAGACGACGCAGGTTGCCTTCCGTAAAGGCCTCGTCAAACTCGGCCGCATCTGTGGCTACGAGATTATCGACGGTGCGATGGAAACCGAGTACGTCAGCATCCAGACGCCGCTCGCCGAGACGACCGGTGAACACGTCAAAGGACTCGACGACGTGGTCATTATCAACGTCCTCCGCGCCGCGACCCCATTCGTCGAAGGGTTGCTCAAGGCGTTCCCCCGCGCGAAGCAGGGCGTCATCTCCGCCGGACGCGACGAGGAAGCCGGAATGGACGACGAGGGCGGCTTCCCCATCACCATCGACTACGTGAAGCTTCCCGAAATCACCGAAAAGGACACCGTCATCGTGGCCGACCCGATGCTCGCCACCGGGTCGACGATGTGCGCCGTGCTCGACCACATCCTCGAAAACGCGGGTGTCGACCCCGAAAAGCTGTTCGTCCTCTCGGCCGTCTCGGCTCCTGACGGACTCCTCCGCGTCGACGACGAGTTCCCCGAAGTCGACCTGCTGACTGTCTCTATCGACGACTATCTCGACGACGACGGCTACATCGTCCCCGGTCTCGGCGACGCCGGTGACCGCGCGTTCCGCACGACGTAAGCCTGCTTCGACTCGAATCAGCGCTATTCGATTCGACCGATTCAGCTCGACTCGGCGCGAATCGATTTCCGGGTAACGACTAAAACCGATTTCCGGGTAACGACTAAAACCGACTTCCGGGTAACGACTAAGTTGCCACCTGCGCACCTGCGAACGATGAACGATACTCGTGCCACTGGAGGGACCCACCGATGAGTGACTCGTGTGACGGGTGCGGTCGGGCGGTCGAAGACGCACTCGCCCGAGCGGTCCGCCTGCAAGTCGACGACTCGACGGTCGACGACCAGCGACTCTGTCCGACGTGCTTCGCTGACTGGATAACCCGGTACAAAGAGAAGATGTCGCCGAAGGCGTCGAAAGAGTCGTCCGACTCCGAGATAATCGTCGACTGATACGGACTGCTGTAACTATTTACCGGTGACCGCCGTCCCGGTGCCGGTGACACCGATAAGAGACTGCAACAGTCGTTATCAGGCGAACACCACGATGGTCGGTATTTTCGGGAACACGACAGACCACACCGTTGTGAGTCGCGACGTACTGTGTCTCCAGTTGCTGTCGTCTGCGTGTCGAAGTTCAACCCCTTCTTTTCGGGTCGAAAAG
It includes:
- a CDS encoding DUF7569 family protein: MSDSCDGCGRAVEDALARAVRLQVDDSTVDDQRLCPTCFADWITRYKEKMSPKASKESSDSEIIVD
- a CDS encoding ArsA family ATPase, coding for MRKFVFFGGKGGVGKTTISSAYAVKCARAGIRTLLVSTDPAHSTRDVFDQTFTDDPSPVDGEKNLDAMEIDPETEVREHLMETKRAMGDQVSPAMVNEIDRQLEMAHQTPGAHESALFDRFIDVMRSSDDYDRVVFDTSPTGGTLRLLSLPVHLDGWIQRLLHKRKQSVKLFERAAIGNNEPRRMMDGDPIIARLEQRRDDFTFAKETLQADAAFFLVVNPDELSIRETKRAVEQLDSYGLDVRGLAVNRLTPEPDPDEEGRGATFLRNRVETERERLRELREDLSPPLVAAIETRVAEVKGDFLGEVADELDVEIELKIT
- a CDS encoding carbon starvation CstA family protein, with amino-acid sequence MVQVIWLVVTVLALFTAGYFGYSRYLAQFVELDDSRETPAHKYEDGQEYVPAKKPVLLGHHYSSIAGGAPIVGPITAGVVWGWVPALAWIAIGNPLLGSVHDFVSLSGSLRHDGKSVGYIIGEYVGERGKNMLLWFAFLTIVLVVAVFALVVAIVFNAYPEAATASLVYIVLAVLFGMYLYQLNLPFLPGTAAFVTAMFIGVFAGIQFPIALFEPAARAPAETFVLFSGSGSWLPGASSFNGNTAAWVPVILIYGAIASALPVWVLLQPRDYLSSFLLYAGVGGSLVAIIVGTFVTNPTQPLVTNLDPFYGFIGRSGAPLFPLLFITIACGTISGFHSLVSSGTTSKQLNKESDARVIGYGGMLGEGLLATVALAAVAIVAPDVGGGIGLALPTFAAGGGVILSSFGIPTSFGGPFMALVLVSFLLTSTDTAVRLGRYMMEEIVGTPETPVEDFATNRYGNALVQSLPAYILITSGSWLTLWQLFGGANQLLAALALLTATVWLANWDDSKQLISTGVPMALMTIITTLGLLWLAFHDNLYAKFMNPEWMEQAGTFAMVSAVVQIILALVLIYLALSLVKLGYENIKDARGSGGGGRGGRPQPSDD
- the upp gene encoding uracil phosphoribosyltransferase — its product is MPIEDRDDAYLITHALAKDTLSRLRDVETTQVAFRKGLVKLGRICGYEIIDGAMETEYVSIQTPLAETTGEHVKGLDDVVIINVLRAATPFVEGLLKAFPRAKQGVISAGRDEEAGMDDEGGFPITIDYVKLPEITEKDTVIVADPMLATGSTMCAVLDHILENAGVDPEKLFVLSAVSAPDGLLRVDDEFPEVDLLTVSIDDYLDDDGYIVPGLGDAGDRAFRTT
- a CDS encoding CobW family GTP-binding protein, which gives rise to MNPREEIPVTVLGGSLGAGKTTLLNHLLTSAGDRDIAVLVNDMGSVNVDAELVAEESDLAVGGGVTELSNGCICCELQDDLETAVVRLARERTFDHLVVEASGVSEPGPVARLFVTSRAAARYDVAGLVTVVDARLFADTFVGGDPERTVAEESDGTTRPLSALLVEQVESADLVVLNKRDLVTDAEIAEVGEVVEVLRPGVDVVETTYGEVDVGRLLSDLHDPDAPVGWRAVLGETANGHNTEDHAHTHNDTSHAETTYGVTSFVYRRRAPLDPDGAADVLGSLPESVVRAKGSLWVGGAEDVHYTYSQAGPSAYITAGGPWIATLPEFEQDTYRRNHPELDWHEEYGDKRTELVFIGHDIDETALVETLDEHLLEPGAPVTDGQYPTEAGAEVALAEPEVDR